In one window of Rathayibacter caricis DSM 15933 DNA:
- a CDS encoding NADP-dependent oxidoreductase, protein MVLAMQADDYSGTSLRAVEVELGEPGPGAVRVRVRAAGVNPSDAKLLQGVFGQGRTPVRPGSEVSGVVTAVGDGAVGPLGPLHVGDEVVAFRVAGGWSEELIARASSVLPKPAGLGWEAAAGLLLTGTTAVHLLEAVRVAAGETVLVHGASGAVGSLLVQLAVARGARVLGTASARGEAVVRRFGGEPLAYGPGLEERVRAAAPDGVDAALDTAGTDEALDVSVALIADRSRIATIAGFERAERLGGVLRLGGGAGADPGTALRDSARASLLDAAGRGELEVVLAPSFPLAEATAALELVASGRARGKVVLVP, encoded by the coding sequence ATGGTCCTGGCGATGCAGGCGGACGACTACTCGGGCACCTCGCTGCGCGCGGTCGAGGTGGAGCTCGGCGAGCCGGGGCCCGGAGCGGTGCGCGTGCGCGTCCGCGCGGCGGGAGTGAACCCCTCCGACGCCAAGCTGCTGCAGGGCGTCTTCGGGCAGGGCCGCACTCCGGTGCGCCCGGGCTCCGAGGTGTCGGGAGTCGTGACCGCGGTGGGCGACGGCGCCGTCGGCCCGCTCGGTCCGCTGCACGTCGGCGACGAGGTCGTGGCCTTCCGGGTCGCGGGCGGCTGGAGCGAGGAGCTGATCGCGCGGGCGTCCTCCGTCCTGCCCAAGCCCGCCGGGCTCGGCTGGGAGGCGGCGGCCGGGCTCCTGCTGACCGGCACCACGGCCGTGCACCTGCTCGAGGCGGTGCGGGTCGCCGCCGGCGAGACCGTGCTCGTGCACGGGGCGAGCGGAGCGGTGGGGAGCCTGCTGGTGCAGCTCGCGGTCGCCCGTGGCGCGCGGGTGCTGGGCACGGCGAGCGCCCGGGGTGAGGCGGTCGTCCGGCGCTTCGGCGGCGAGCCGCTGGCCTACGGGCCGGGTCTCGAGGAGCGCGTGCGGGCAGCGGCACCCGACGGCGTCGATGCCGCCCTCGACACCGCGGGGACCGACGAGGCCCTCGACGTCTCGGTCGCCCTGATCGCCGACCGCTCCCGCATCGCCACCATCGCGGGCTTCGAGCGCGCCGAGCGCCTCGGCGGCGTGCTGCGGCTGGGCGGGGGAGCCGGCGCCGATCCCGGCACCGCGCTCCGCGACTCCGCCCGCGCCTCCCTCCTCGACGCGGCGGGCCGGGGGGAGCTCGAGGTCGTCCTCGCACCCTCGTTCCCGCTCGCCGAGGCGACCGCAGCCCTCGAGCTCGTCGCCTCCGGCCGCGCTCGCGGCAAGGTGGTGCTGGTCCCCTGA
- a CDS encoding DUF2809 domain-containing protein, with protein MPYLLAAVAALALGLALRFLLVGLPADLAGGVLYVVLVALLVAACLPRLAGVPAAGIALAWSIAMEQLQAIGVAARLVEQWPPLRLVLGTTFAWLDLVAYVLGAVLAAAVFTALGPRRRPDVDPTLV; from the coding sequence GTGCCGTACCTGCTCGCCGCCGTGGCGGCCCTGGCGCTCGGCCTCGCCCTCCGCTTCCTCCTCGTCGGGCTGCCGGCCGATCTGGCGGGCGGCGTCCTCTACGTCGTCCTGGTCGCGCTCCTGGTGGCGGCGTGCCTCCCGCGACTCGCGGGCGTGCCCGCCGCGGGCATCGCGCTCGCCTGGTCGATCGCGATGGAGCAGCTGCAGGCGATCGGAGTCGCCGCGCGGCTCGTCGAGCAGTGGCCGCCTCTGCGCCTGGTCCTCGGCACGACCTTCGCGTGGCTCGACCTCGTCGCCTACGTGCTCGGCGCGGTGCTCGCGGCGGCGGTCTTCACGGCGCTCGGCCCCCGGAGGCGTCCCGATGTCGACCCGACCCTCGTCTAG
- a CDS encoding heavy metal translocating P-type ATPase, with the protein MTCASCVARVEKRLVALPGVTATVNLALERATVVLPEGTTAADAIAAVEAAGYTATVPARESAEPAASDPADLERRTLLTRLGVSTLLAAPVVLLSMIPPLQFANWQWLCLALAAPVAVWGAWPFHRNAVKALRHGSTTMDTLISLGVLAAFGWSLYALFLGDAGRAGMSMPFELLGSRSGHDEIYLEVAAAVPVFVLAGRSLEARSKRDAGAALRALLDLGAKDAVRLAADGSEERVAAASLAVGDRIRVRPGEVVAADGSVLEGSSAIDASMLTGESVPVEVGPGSAVAGGVLNAHGVLTVRVDRVGSDTVLARMGRLVSEAQAGKARVQRLADRVSSVFVPVVVVLALATLVGWLLTGADLAAAVSPAVAVLVVACPCALGLATPTAVLVGTGRGAQLGILIRGPEVLEAGRRIDTVVFDKTGTLTTGAFEVVESSGDEALRMLAAVERGSEHPLAAALVRGAEQRGLSVPEASGFRASAGFGVRARVEGRLVVAGRLRWLEEQWGFAAGALAEQAERAGGSGGTVVGVGWEGELRGLAVLRDEPRPEAARAVASLRSRGLRVLLLTGDNPRAAAAAAAAVGIDEVIAEVLPEEKLAVVERLRSEGRSVALVGDGVNDAAALAAADLGIAMGAGTDAAIEASDITLVGDDLARVPDALRLGRRTLGIIRGNLFWAFAYNVAAIPLAMAGLLGPLVAGAAMAFSSVFVVLNSLRLRGFRAQG; encoded by the coding sequence ATGACCTGCGCGTCGTGCGTCGCCCGGGTCGAGAAGCGCCTCGTCGCACTGCCCGGAGTCACGGCCACCGTGAACCTCGCGCTCGAGCGCGCCACGGTCGTGCTGCCCGAGGGCACGACGGCCGCCGACGCGATCGCCGCGGTGGAGGCGGCGGGCTACACGGCCACGGTGCCCGCCCGAGAGAGCGCCGAGCCGGCCGCCTCCGACCCCGCCGACCTCGAGCGCCGCACTCTCCTCACCCGCCTGGGCGTCTCGACCCTGCTCGCCGCGCCCGTCGTCCTGCTGTCGATGATCCCTCCGCTGCAGTTCGCGAACTGGCAGTGGCTGTGCCTGGCGCTCGCGGCCCCGGTGGCCGTCTGGGGCGCCTGGCCGTTCCACCGGAACGCGGTGAAGGCGCTGCGGCACGGCTCCACGACGATGGACACGCTGATCAGCCTCGGCGTGCTCGCCGCGTTCGGCTGGTCGCTGTACGCCCTCTTCCTCGGCGACGCGGGTCGAGCCGGGATGAGCATGCCGTTCGAGCTGCTCGGCTCGCGCTCGGGCCACGACGAGATCTATCTCGAGGTCGCGGCGGCGGTGCCGGTCTTCGTCCTCGCGGGCCGCTCCCTCGAGGCCCGCTCGAAGCGCGACGCCGGAGCGGCGCTGCGCGCCCTGCTCGACCTCGGCGCGAAGGACGCGGTGCGCCTGGCCGCGGACGGCTCCGAGGAGCGGGTCGCCGCGGCGTCGCTCGCGGTCGGCGACAGGATCCGCGTCCGCCCCGGCGAGGTCGTGGCCGCCGACGGCAGCGTGCTCGAGGGGTCGAGCGCGATCGACGCGAGCATGCTCACGGGCGAGAGCGTGCCGGTCGAGGTGGGCCCGGGCTCCGCCGTCGCGGGCGGCGTGCTCAACGCCCACGGCGTGCTGACCGTGCGGGTCGACCGCGTCGGCTCCGACACCGTCCTCGCCCGGATGGGCCGCCTCGTCTCGGAGGCGCAGGCCGGCAAGGCGCGGGTGCAACGGCTCGCCGACCGCGTCTCCTCGGTCTTCGTGCCCGTCGTCGTCGTACTGGCGCTCGCCACCCTCGTCGGCTGGCTGCTCACCGGCGCCGACCTCGCGGCGGCCGTCTCGCCCGCCGTCGCCGTGCTGGTCGTCGCCTGCCCGTGCGCGCTGGGCCTCGCCACTCCGACCGCGGTGCTCGTCGGCACCGGCCGCGGCGCGCAGCTGGGCATCCTGATCCGCGGACCCGAGGTCCTCGAGGCCGGCCGCCGGATCGACACGGTCGTGTTCGACAAGACCGGCACCCTGACCACCGGCGCCTTCGAGGTCGTCGAGTCCAGCGGCGACGAAGCGCTGCGGATGCTCGCCGCCGTCGAGCGCGGCTCGGAGCACCCGCTCGCGGCGGCACTGGTCCGGGGCGCCGAGCAGCGCGGCCTGAGCGTGCCCGAGGCGAGCGGGTTCCGCGCCAGCGCCGGCTTCGGCGTCCGCGCCCGCGTCGAGGGCCGACTCGTGGTCGCCGGCCGCCTCCGCTGGCTCGAGGAGCAGTGGGGCTTCGCTGCCGGAGCGCTCGCCGAGCAGGCCGAGCGGGCCGGAGGCAGCGGAGGGACCGTGGTCGGCGTGGGCTGGGAGGGCGAGCTCCGCGGTCTGGCGGTGCTGCGCGACGAGCCGCGCCCCGAGGCCGCCCGCGCCGTGGCGTCGCTCCGCTCCCGCGGGCTCCGCGTGCTGCTGCTCACCGGCGACAACCCCCGCGCGGCCGCAGCGGCCGCCGCGGCCGTCGGCATCGACGAGGTGATCGCCGAGGTGCTCCCGGAGGAGAAGCTCGCGGTCGTGGAGCGCCTGCGCTCCGAGGGCCGCAGCGTCGCGCTCGTGGGCGACGGAGTGAACGACGCGGCGGCCCTCGCCGCGGCCGATCTGGGCATCGCGATGGGCGCCGGCACCGACGCCGCGATCGAGGCGAGCGACATCACGCTCGTCGGCGACGACCTCGCCCGGGTGCCCGACGCGCTCCGGCTGGGCAGGAGGACCCTCGGGATCATCCGCGGCAACCTCTTCTGGGCCTTCGCGTACAACGTCGCGGCGATCCCGCTCGCGATGGCCGGACTGCTCGGCCCGCTCGTCGCGGGCGCGGCGATGGCGTTCTCGAGCGTGTTCGTGGTGCTCAACAGCCTGCGCCTGCGCGGCTTCCGAGCGCAGGGCTGA
- a CDS encoding DNA-3-methyladenine glycosylase 2, translating into MRTLELRANGPVDLPATANLLRNHALPGAERVADGGRRLERLLSIGGRPRLVVLEPTAWGALVTAEADAVDAAAALVRAWLDLDSDVEAIGRSLSVDPLLAPSVAARPGLRAVRYPEAFEAAVVAVLGQQVSVAAARTFGGRVVAAFGGAGAAGLRSFPTPGALLSVPLEELRSAVGVTNARARTVRAVASAFADGLVLDPDADLPQQRRALLAIPGIGPWTADYLALRFLGDPDAFPAGDLVLRRALGGVTTAVADALSEQWRPHRAHAAFHLWASTGAI; encoded by the coding sequence GTGCGCACTCTCGAGCTGCGGGCGAACGGGCCGGTCGACCTCCCGGCGACCGCGAACCTCCTCCGGAACCACGCGCTGCCCGGAGCCGAGCGGGTCGCCGACGGCGGCCGCCGGCTCGAGCGGCTGCTGAGCATCGGCGGTCGCCCGCGGCTCGTCGTGCTCGAGCCGACGGCGTGGGGCGCGCTCGTCACCGCCGAGGCCGATGCGGTCGATGCTGCGGCGGCGCTCGTGCGGGCCTGGCTCGATCTCGACTCCGACGTCGAGGCGATCGGCCGCTCGTTGTCCGTCGATCCGCTGCTCGCGCCCTCCGTCGCCGCGCGGCCGGGGCTGCGGGCGGTCCGGTATCCCGAGGCGTTCGAGGCCGCGGTCGTCGCGGTGCTCGGCCAGCAGGTGTCGGTCGCGGCGGCGCGGACCTTCGGCGGCCGGGTGGTCGCGGCCTTCGGCGGTGCCGGCGCGGCGGGGCTGCGGTCGTTCCCGACTCCGGGCGCCCTCCTGTCCGTGCCGCTCGAGGAGCTGCGCTCGGCCGTCGGAGTCACGAACGCCCGAGCGCGCACCGTGCGGGCCGTCGCGAGTGCGTTCGCGGACGGGCTGGTGCTCGACCCCGACGCCGACCTGCCACAGCAGCGGCGGGCGCTGCTCGCGATCCCGGGGATCGGCCCGTGGACGGCCGACTACCTCGCGCTGCGGTTCCTCGGCGACCCCGATGCGTTCCCCGCGGGCGACCTCGTGCTGCGGCGCGCCCTGGGCGGGGTGACGACCGCGGTCGCCGACGCGCTGTCGGAGCAGTGGCGGCCGCATCGCGCGCACGCCGCGTTCCACCTGTGGGCCTCGACCGGGGCGATCTGA
- a CDS encoding carboxylate-amine ligase, producing the protein MLGSGIAEEFVLLDATGLHPLDLGNAVYSEFFGDPNFGGCLGREFLACQLEFTSPVLRSLAEAHSCLSRFRSRLTATAAAFDALAAGVGVPFASSGQPALSPEPRYREVGERMGALIDEHRVQALHVHVEVPGRDAGVAALNRLRIWLPTVLALSVNSPFRSEADTGFGSWRSVALRRWSTAGCPPRFASADDYDRRERALIGLGATVDRGAIAWQARLSSRYPTLEIRVADAQLDAADAVLIAGICCALVRSALDRAEGGEPCSPIAPELLDAALWHAGRFGLDGTLLSPGEGRALPAAEVVAELREWIDGALHDLGDAEAVDDGLERLARLGTGAARQRRAFAEGGTRGLSELLGTPGSPAPRSLLRELSRRRD; encoded by the coding sequence GTGCTCGGCTCCGGAATCGCGGAGGAGTTCGTCCTGCTGGACGCCACCGGCCTGCATCCGCTGGACCTGGGGAACGCGGTCTACTCCGAGTTCTTCGGCGACCCGAACTTCGGCGGGTGCCTCGGCCGCGAGTTCCTCGCCTGCCAGCTCGAGTTCACCTCGCCGGTGCTGCGGAGTCTCGCTGAGGCGCACTCCTGCCTGTCGAGGTTCCGCTCCCGGCTGACCGCGACGGCCGCGGCGTTCGACGCTCTCGCGGCCGGCGTGGGGGTGCCGTTCGCGTCGTCCGGGCAGCCGGCGCTTTCCCCGGAGCCGCGCTACAGAGAAGTAGGCGAGCGGATGGGCGCGCTGATCGACGAGCACCGGGTGCAGGCGCTGCACGTGCACGTCGAGGTGCCCGGCCGCGACGCGGGAGTGGCGGCGCTCAACCGGCTCCGGATCTGGCTGCCGACGGTGCTCGCGCTGTCGGTCAACTCGCCGTTCCGCTCGGAGGCCGACACCGGCTTCGGCAGCTGGCGGAGCGTGGCGCTGCGCCGGTGGTCGACCGCCGGATGCCCGCCGCGGTTCGCCAGCGCCGACGACTACGACCGCCGCGAGCGCGCGCTGATCGGCCTCGGGGCGACGGTCGACCGCGGAGCGATCGCCTGGCAGGCGCGGCTCTCGTCGCGCTACCCGACGCTCGAGATCCGGGTCGCGGATGCGCAGCTCGATGCGGCCGACGCCGTGCTGATCGCGGGGATCTGCTGCGCTCTCGTGCGCTCGGCGCTCGACCGGGCCGAGGGCGGGGAGCCGTGCTCGCCGATCGCCCCCGAGCTGCTGGACGCGGCCCTCTGGCACGCGGGCCGGTTCGGTCTCGACGGCACCCTGCTCTCGCCCGGCGAGGGCCGCGCCCTGCCGGCCGCCGAGGTCGTGGCCGAGCTGCGCGAGTGGATCGACGGGGCTCTGCACGACCTCGGCGACGCGGAGGCGGTGGACGACGGACTGGAGCGGCTGGCCCGTCTCGGCACGGGCGCCGCTCGGCAGCGCCGGGCCTTCGCGGAGGGGGGCACGCGCGGGCTGAGCGAGCTGCTGGGCACGCCGGGCAGCCCCGCACCGCGGAGCCTGCTGCGCGAGCTGTCGAGGAGGCGGGACTAG
- a CDS encoding metallophosphoesterase family protein, translating to MALLVPDATGAPPRLDGPVRLLLLADTHLPKRARELPEEVWRAVDESDLVVHAGDWVDEASLDALEVRAPRLLAVWGNNDPEGLRARLPEVAHAVVGGLRVAVIHETGAASGREARADAAHPDVDVLVFGHSHIPWDSVSPGGLRLLNPGSPTDRRRQPACTYLTAVAEAGALHDVRLVELPPRAPAVPRGAPSRESL from the coding sequence ATGGCCCTCCTCGTCCCGGACGCCACCGGCGCTCCCCCGCGCCTCGACGGACCGGTCCGCCTCCTGCTGCTCGCCGACACGCACCTGCCCAAGCGGGCCAGGGAGCTACCCGAGGAGGTCTGGCGCGCCGTCGACGAGTCCGATCTCGTCGTGCACGCGGGCGACTGGGTCGACGAGGCGAGCCTCGACGCCCTCGAGGTACGGGCGCCGCGGCTGCTCGCCGTCTGGGGCAACAACGATCCGGAGGGGCTGCGCGCCCGCCTGCCCGAGGTCGCCCACGCGGTCGTCGGAGGTCTGCGCGTCGCCGTGATCCACGAGACGGGCGCCGCGAGCGGCCGGGAGGCGCGGGCCGACGCCGCGCACCCCGACGTCGACGTGCTCGTCTTCGGCCACAGCCACATCCCCTGGGACTCGGTGAGCCCGGGAGGCCTGCGCCTGCTCAATCCGGGCTCCCCGACGGATCGACGCCGTCAGCCGGCCTGCACCTACCTCACCGCGGTCGCCGAGGCGGGCGCGCTGCACGACGTCCGGCTCGTGGAACTGCCGCCGCGGGCACCGGCCGTGCCGCGAGGAGCGCCGTCGCGCGAGTCCCTCTAG
- a CDS encoding 3-oxoacyl-ACP synthase III: MDGNATTTHRNVALLSVATTIAPNVTTSEEIDARLAPALKRLRLPTGLLQRVAGVHERRNWGAGQTFDAAAIDAGRRALEEAGVRPDQIGLIINTSVTRKHLEPSVAVRLHHGLGLPSSAINFDIANACLGFVSGMTLAAQLIDSGQIRYAMIIDGEDADEIQVNTIERLSRDGVSRKDFMSEFASLTLGSGAAAAILGPADAHPKGHRLLGGITRAATQFNELCVGSVDGMFTDAKALLKGGMELVVSAWKEAKRDWKWSGMDRYIMHQVSEVHTSALVKAVGLDRDRVPTTYATLGNVGPASIPITLAQESKTLQPGHRVLLMGVGSGINTAMLEIAW, translated from the coding sequence TTGGACGGAAACGCAACGACCACGCACCGCAACGTCGCGTTGCTGTCCGTCGCGACCACGATCGCTCCGAACGTCACGACCTCCGAGGAGATCGACGCGCGCCTGGCGCCGGCCCTGAAGCGGCTGCGGCTGCCCACCGGCCTCCTCCAGCGGGTCGCCGGAGTGCACGAGCGCCGCAACTGGGGCGCCGGTCAGACCTTCGACGCCGCGGCGATCGACGCCGGCCGTCGCGCGCTCGAGGAGGCGGGGGTGCGGCCGGACCAGATCGGCCTCATCATCAACACCTCCGTCACCCGCAAGCACCTCGAGCCCTCCGTCGCCGTGCGCCTGCACCACGGCCTCGGCCTGCCGTCGTCGGCGATCAACTTCGACATCGCCAACGCCTGCCTGGGCTTCGTCAGCGGCATGACGCTCGCGGCGCAGCTGATCGACTCCGGCCAGATCCGCTACGCGATGATCATCGACGGCGAGGACGCCGACGAGATCCAGGTCAACACCATCGAGCGCTTGAGCCGCGACGGCGTCTCGCGCAAGGACTTCATGAGCGAGTTCGCCAGCCTCACCCTCGGGTCGGGCGCGGCGGCCGCCATCCTCGGCCCCGCCGACGCGCACCCCAAGGGGCACCGCCTCCTCGGCGGCATCACCCGCGCCGCGACCCAGTTCAACGAGCTCTGCGTCGGCAGCGTCGACGGCATGTTCACCGACGCGAAGGCCCTGCTCAAGGGCGGCATGGAGCTCGTCGTCTCCGCCTGGAAGGAGGCGAAGCGCGACTGGAAGTGGAGCGGCATGGACCGCTACATCATGCATCAGGTGTCCGAGGTGCACACGAGCGCGCTGGTGAAGGCCGTGGGCCTGGACCGCGATCGCGTCCCCACGACGTACGCGACGCTCGGCAACGTCGGCCCCGCCTCCATCCCGATCACCCTCGCGCAGGAATCGAAGACCCTGCAGCCCGGCCACCGCGTGCTGCTGATGGGCGTGGGCTCGGGCATCAACACCGCGATGCTCGAGATCGCCTGGTGA
- a CDS encoding heavy-metal-associated domain-containing protein — protein sequence MTTRLDLGLTAKTTAEAPSGGSCGCGATGGCACGGHGGSHGASTSMAAPSVQTFGVAGMTCEHCVRSVTEELAAYPEVTGVDVSLSPEGVSSVTVGSLRPLGREEIAAAVADAGYRLAPLS from the coding sequence ATGACCACTCGACTCGACCTCGGCCTGACCGCGAAGACGACCGCGGAGGCGCCGTCCGGCGGCTCCTGCGGCTGCGGCGCGACCGGCGGCTGCGCCTGCGGCGGCCACGGCGGATCGCACGGCGCCTCGACCTCGATGGCCGCCCCCTCCGTGCAGACCTTCGGCGTCGCCGGCATGACCTGCGAGCACTGCGTCCGCAGCGTCACGGAGGAGCTCGCCGCGTACCCCGAGGTCACCGGCGTCGACGTCTCGCTCTCCCCCGAGGGCGTCTCGTCCGTCACCGTCGGCTCGCTCCGCCCGCTCGGCCGCGAGGAGATCGCGGCCGCCGTCGCGGACGCCGGCTACCGCCTCGCACCCCTCTCCTGA
- a CDS encoding TetR/AcrR family transcriptional regulator encodes MPAPTADPDVATTSSRAEAPSPRAAIHSPRAAILSPRAAILAAADRLYYERGILSVGMDELRTASGVSLKRLYAEFPSKEAVVVAVLHGRHDAWTAGVTARVAGADGPREKLLAIYDFLFDWFSEDTFRGCGFINAFGELGSSNPAVAQLAREHKASFQRFLAELAEQIGGDAELAAQLAILAEGAQTTAAIAGTPEAALQARRAAVVLIDAEARRAA; translated from the coding sequence ATGCCCGCGCCCACCGCCGATCCCGACGTAGCGACGACCTCGTCGCGCGCCGAGGCCCCGTCCCCGCGCGCAGCGATCCATTCCCCGCGCGCAGCGATCCTGTCCCCCCGCGCAGCGATCCTGGCCGCGGCCGACCGCCTCTACTACGAGCGCGGGATCCTGTCGGTGGGCATGGACGAGCTGCGCACCGCCTCGGGCGTCTCGCTGAAGCGCCTCTACGCGGAGTTCCCGAGCAAGGAGGCCGTCGTCGTGGCCGTGCTGCACGGCCGGCACGACGCCTGGACCGCCGGTGTCACCGCCCGGGTCGCCGGAGCCGACGGCCCGCGCGAGAAGCTGCTCGCGATCTACGACTTCCTCTTCGACTGGTTCTCGGAGGACACCTTCCGCGGCTGCGGGTTCATCAACGCCTTCGGCGAGCTGGGCTCCTCGAATCCGGCCGTGGCGCAGCTCGCCCGCGAGCACAAGGCGTCGTTCCAGCGCTTCCTCGCCGAGCTCGCCGAGCAGATCGGAGGCGACGCCGAGCTGGCGGCGCAGCTCGCGATCCTCGCGGAGGGCGCGCAGACGACCGCCGCGATCGCCGGGACGCCCGAGGCGGCCCTGCAGGCGCGCCGCGCGGCCGTCGTGCTGATCGACGCCGAAGCGCGCCGAGCGGCCTGA
- a CDS encoding deoxyguanosinetriphosphate triphosphohydrolase family protein gives MEAQQSTVENSGTVERGGSVEQSGTGEQSGRDRHHRDRRTDRRIPEPVDRFATGEDFPEYRVDLERIRFSPYFARLSAVTQVISPSGVGQVVHNRLTHSIKVTAVARAIAMQLTTTDPGQRDLVERLGGCDPVVVQAAASAHDLGHPPFGHLGEQALDRLARERLGLEEGFEGNAQSFRILSELDVCETVEAGLNLTAASRAAVLKYPWGRTVCRPGIESADPTELPRGSTASRWETAPPKFSAYTLDLDDLLDARGVFEAIAPWQQTLECSVMDVADDIAYSLHDLDDFYRAGVLQQAAVAVEFRAFLREQNALAALDAGELWARAPGHSLEMLRRRLVARDPWIASDEHFRSSVERVSTELVEGLLAVPFDGSTRTERAIEAFVSSWIGRLQRSVLVLAEPNVRSGHVSLLPDAWHDVAVLKFVHTRFVIDRPDFATYQRGQSRVLETLVTHLDDWLDDPRDGSRAPQKLLDLIELATDGYFRLRADRPEWLPAGERGRPRVDPESLQRLGRARGIVDYVATLTDEQAMALAARLRGDREPWAMGT, from the coding sequence ATGGAGGCCCAGCAGAGCACCGTCGAGAACAGCGGCACCGTCGAGCGGGGCGGCAGCGTCGAGCAGAGCGGCACCGGCGAGCAGAGCGGCCGCGACCGGCACCACCGCGATCGCCGCACCGACCGCCGCATCCCCGAGCCCGTCGACCGCTTCGCCACGGGCGAGGACTTCCCCGAGTACCGGGTGGACCTCGAGCGGATCCGCTTCTCGCCCTATTTCGCGCGGCTCTCCGCCGTCACCCAGGTCATCTCGCCCTCGGGGGTCGGGCAGGTCGTGCACAACCGGCTGACCCACTCCATCAAGGTCACCGCCGTCGCCCGGGCGATCGCCATGCAGCTCACCACCACCGACCCGGGCCAGCGCGACCTCGTCGAGCGGCTCGGCGGCTGCGACCCGGTGGTCGTGCAGGCCGCGGCGAGCGCGCACGATCTGGGGCACCCTCCGTTCGGCCACCTCGGCGAGCAGGCGCTCGACCGCCTCGCGCGCGAGCGGCTCGGGCTCGAGGAGGGCTTCGAGGGCAACGCGCAGTCCTTCCGGATCCTGTCGGAGCTCGACGTCTGCGAGACCGTCGAGGCCGGGCTCAATCTGACCGCCGCCTCCCGCGCCGCGGTCCTGAAGTACCCCTGGGGCAGGACCGTCTGCCGGCCGGGCATCGAGTCGGCCGACCCCACCGAGCTGCCGCGCGGCTCGACCGCGAGCCGGTGGGAGACCGCGCCGCCCAAGTTCTCGGCGTACACCCTCGATCTCGACGACCTGCTCGATGCGCGGGGCGTCTTCGAGGCCATCGCCCCGTGGCAGCAGACGCTCGAGTGCTCGGTGATGGACGTCGCCGACGACATCGCCTACTCCCTGCACGACCTCGACGACTTCTACCGGGCCGGAGTGCTCCAGCAGGCCGCGGTCGCCGTCGAGTTCCGCGCGTTCCTCCGCGAGCAGAACGCGCTCGCCGCCCTCGACGCGGGCGAGCTCTGGGCCCGCGCGCCCGGGCACTCGCTCGAGATGCTGCGGCGCCGGCTCGTCGCCCGCGACCCGTGGATCGCCAGCGACGAGCACTTCCGCTCCTCCGTCGAGCGGGTGTCGACCGAGCTCGTCGAGGGACTGCTCGCGGTGCCGTTCGACGGCTCCACCCGCACGGAGCGGGCGATCGAGGCGTTCGTGTCGTCCTGGATCGGCCGACTGCAGCGCTCGGTGCTGGTGCTCGCCGAGCCGAACGTCCGATCGGGGCACGTGTCGCTGCTCCCGGACGCCTGGCACGACGTGGCCGTGCTGAAGTTCGTGCACACCCGCTTCGTCATCGACCGCCCCGACTTCGCGACCTACCAGCGCGGTCAGTCCCGCGTGCTCGAGACGCTCGTCACCCACCTCGACGACTGGCTCGACGACCCGCGCGACGGCTCGCGCGCGCCGCAGAAGCTGCTCGACCTCATCGAGCTCGCCACCGACGGGTACTTCCGCCTGCGCGCCGACCGGCCCGAGTGGCTGCCCGCGGGGGAGCGCGGGAGGCCGCGCGTGGATCCGGAGTCGCTGCAGCGGCTGGGCCGCGCCCGCGGCATCGTCGACTACGTCGCCACGCTGACCGACGAGCAGGCGATGGCGCTCGCCGCACGGCTGCGGGGCGACCGCGAGCCGTGGGCGATGGGCACCTGA
- a CDS encoding DUF4180 domain-containing protein, protein MRTETRQGVPLLLVDDDGPALSTPEDALAIVGGSYEGEVETVVVPVGRLDPEFFHLRSGIAGGFVQTLVDYRKRLVVVGDITAAVSESSTFHDFVVESNGGDHLWFVPALDALDERLDRSGTPEQPGAEGGVEPTPGR, encoded by the coding sequence ATGCGCACCGAGACCCGTCAGGGCGTCCCCCTCCTCCTCGTCGACGACGACGGCCCCGCCCTCTCCACCCCCGAGGACGCGCTCGCGATCGTCGGCGGCAGCTACGAGGGCGAGGTCGAGACGGTCGTCGTGCCGGTCGGCCGTCTCGATCCCGAGTTCTTCCACCTGCGCTCGGGGATCGCGGGCGGCTTCGTGCAGACACTCGTCGACTACCGCAAGCGCCTCGTGGTCGTCGGAGACATCACGGCGGCGGTCTCGGAGTCGAGCACCTTCCACGACTTCGTCGTCGAGTCCAACGGCGGCGACCACCTCTGGTTCGTGCCGGCGCTGGACGCTCTGGACGAGCGCCTGGACCGGAGCGGCACTCCCGAGCAGCCGGGCGCCGAGGGCGGGGTCGAGCCGACCCCCGGGCGCTGA